Proteins encoded within one genomic window of Zonotrichia leucophrys gambelii isolate GWCS_2022_RI unplaced genomic scaffold, RI_Zleu_2.0 Scaffold_247_77025, whole genome shotgun sequence:
- the LOC135441337 gene encoding hemicentin-2-like, with the protein MARPSSVPLLDSPLPAPSISVAPPRPHFLVGDHVSVTCSAPPGPARVRAFRFWGASGWASEARTTRRAHTINVTVSGPRDGGVHACAYSARRRDGSEAVSEPSAGVLIRVQDRPAQPNLTVSPSRRTVIGQPLLFLCAAPPGPAPPRRHFRFLRDDRELDGDGEPEGSGSARMRVERSGRNDTGNFSCRYEEMAEGRWVGSYASEAVAVVVEEPSPPPVLWVEPRSGVVGAGQRLRLICSAHRRHFRRRFRFFRDGAELRDDLIADVTGDVIEDGSQVVLERILPEFSGNFSCRLEEEVGGAWVEAPPSEGVAVLVVADFDFLPLVIGGVVGVASLLLAILLAAWLCRRRRGGSRWRGLNPGDDTGTLRMGDLEVAA; encoded by the exons attcgcccctccccgccccgtCCATCTCGgtggccccgccccggccgcaCTTCCTGGTCGGCGATCACGTGTCCGTCACGTGCTCGGCGCCGCCGGGCCCGGCGCGCGTGCGCGCTTTCCGCTTCTGGGGCGCCTCGGGCTGGGCCAGCGAGGCGCGCACGACGCGCCGGGCGCACACGATCAACGTCACCGTCAGCGGCCCGCGCGACGGCGGCGTGCACGCATGCGCGTACAGCGCGCGGCGGCGGGACGGCAGCGAGGCGGTGTCGGAGCCCAGCGCGGGCGTGCTCATCCGCGTGCAGG ACCGCCCCGCCCAGCCCAACCTGACGGTGTCGCCGTCGCGCCGCACCGTGATTGGCCAgcccctcctcttcctgtgcgcggccccgcccggccccgcccccccgcgGCGCCACTTCCGCTTCCTGCGCGACGACCGCGAGCTCGACGGCGACGGGGAGCCGGAAGGTTCCGGAAGCGCCCGGATGAGGGTGGAGAGGAGCGGCCGGAACGACACCGGGAACTTCAGCTGCCGCTACGAGGAGATGGCCGAGGGGCGCTGGGTCGGCTCCTACGCCAGCGAGGCCGTGGCCGTGGTGGTGGAAG AGCCGTCCCCGCCCCCGGTGCTGTGGGTGGAGCCTCGCTCGGGCGTGGTCGGGGCGGGGCAGCGCCTGCGCCTGATTTGCTCCGCCCACCGACGTCACTTCCGGCGCCGCTTCCGCTTCTTCCGCGACGGCGCCGAGCTGCGCGATGACCTCATCGCTGACGTCACCGGTGACGTCATCGAGGACGGGTCGCAGGTGGTGCTGGAGCGGATTTTGCCGGAATTTTCCGGGAATTTCAGCTGCcggctggaggaggaggtgggcGGGGCCTGGGTGGAGGCTCCGCCCAGTGAAGGCGTGGCCGTGCTGGTCGTGG ccGACTTCGACTTCCTCCCATTGGTCATCGGCGGCGTGGTGGGCGTGGCCTCGCTGCTCCTGGCGATCCTAttggctgcctggctgtgccgCAGGAGGAGGG GCGGTTCCCGCTGGCGGGGGCTGAACCCCGGTGACGACACCGGGACCCTGCGCATGGGCGACCTCGAGGTGGCCGCCTGA